GAAGTCGGTGATGGCAGGCGAGTACACCGCGCCGCCCGCGCACGGGCCGACGACCAGGCTGATCTGCGGGATGACGCCGGAGGCGTGGGTGTTGCGGCGGAAGATCTCGCCGTACGCGCCGAGCGAGGCGACGCCCTCCTGGATCCGGGCGCCGCCGGAGTCGTTGATCCCGATGACCGGGCAGCCGGTCTTCAGGGCGAAGTCCATCACCTTGGCGATCTTCTGGCCGTAGACCTCGCCGAGGGCACCGCCGAAGACGGTGAAGTCCTGGGAGAAGACGGCGACCGGACGGCCGTCGACGGTGCCGTAGCCGGTGACGACGCCGTCTCCGTACGGCCGGTTCCGCTCCAGCCCGAAGTTGGTGGAGCGGTGCTGGGCGAACTCGTCCAGCTCGACGAAGGACCCCTCGTCCAGGAGCAGTTCGATGCGCTCACGGGCCGTCAGCTTGCCCTTGGCGTGCTGCTTCTCGACGGCGCGCTCCGAACCGGCGTGCGTCGCCTCGTGGATGCGCCGCTGGAGATCCGCGAGCTTGCCCGCGGTCGTGTGAATGTCGATCCCTTGGATCTCTTGACGCTCTTCCGGCTCGGACATCGGGATGCGGCTCCCTGCCTGCTCAAAAGGGGGGACGGTTACTCGTTCGTAGAGTAGTGCTGGGCCTACCGATCAGCACTGCGTCGTTTGCCACACCTAGGGTGGCTTGCATGACGCCCCGAGATGCAGCAGACGACAACCGCGGCCGCTGGTCCGATCTGGACCGCCCCCCGCTGAACGCGACCGCCCTGCGCCGGGCCCTGGTGCGCGAGGGCGGCCTGTGGTCCGGGCTCGACGTGGTGCAGCGCACCGGTTCCACCAACGACGACCTGGTGGCCCGGGTCGCGGCCGGACCGGTGCCGGAGGGCGCGGTGCTGGTGGCGGAGGAGCAGACGACCGGCAAGGGCCGCCTGGACCGCCGGTGGTCGGCGCCGCCGCGCTCCGGCCTCTTCGTCTCCGTGCTGCTGCGGCCCGCCGGGGTGCCGGTCGCGCGCTGGGGCTGGCTGCCGCTGCTCACCGGGGTCGCGGTGGCCACGGGGCTGGCGCGGGCGGCGGGCGTGGACACGGCGCTGAAGTGGCCGAACGACCTGCTGGTGACCGTGGACGGCGAGGAGCGCAAGGCCGGGGGCATCCTCCTCGAACGGGCCGGCGACGACGGCGTGGTGATCGGCTTCGGCCTCAACGTCTCGCTGCGGGCGGACGAACTGCCGGTCCCGGCCGCGGGTTCGCTGCTGCTGGCGGGCGCCGTGAACACGGACCGCGACCCGCTGCTGCGGGCCGTGCTGCGCTCCCTGGAGACCTGGTACGGCCGCTGGCGCGCGGCGGACGGCGACCCCGCCGCGTGCGGCCTCCAGGAGGCCTACGCGGCGGGCTGCGCGACGCTGGGCCGCACCGTGCGGGCACAGCTGCCGGGCGACCGCGACCTCGTCGGCGAGGCGGTGGCCGTGGACGGCGACGGCCGCCTGGTCATCGCCACGGCGGAGGGCGTCCAGGAACCGGTGGGCGCGGGAGACATCGTCCATCTGCGCCCGGCGTGACCACTGGCGGGGGACGGCCACCGCACCTCGCCGGGACCACGGGCCCCGGCGTCCCGTAAGGGGCGCGGAGGCACGTGGCCGGGCCGGGCGGGCGCGGCCCGCGGGTGCGTGCGGCGGCCGGGGGCCGCAAGCTGAGGGCGGGCCTCCGGGGGACTCGGGCGCGGGGACCTGCCGGTGCGGGGCGAGTGGACGTCGGCCGAACCCAACGGAGTGAGCTGGCGCACACCTGCCGTAGAGTTGAGGCCGGTCGATACCTGACCGCGGCAGATCGGAAGGGCAGCAGGCGTGACCGTCGACGACACGGGCCCCGGCGAGCAAGGCCGGACGGACCCCAGCGCCGCCGACTCCGGCGAGGATCCGCTCGCGCTCCGTCTCGAACAGCTCATCCTGGGCGCCGAGCGCCGCTACACCCCTTTCCAGGCCGCCCGCAGCGCAGGCGTCTCCATGGAGCTGGCGTCCCGGTTCTGGCGGGCGATGGGCTTCGCGGACATAGGCCAGGCCAAGGCCCTCACCGAGGCGGACGTGCTCGCCCTGCGCCGGCTCGCCGGTCTGGTGGAGGCGGGCCTGCTCAGCGAGGCCATGGCGGTGCAGGTGGCCCGCTCGACCGGCCAGACCACCGCCCGGTTGGCGGAGTGGCAGATCGATTCCTTCCTGGAGGGCCTGACCGAGCCCCCCGAGCCCGGCATGACCCGCACCGAGGTGACGTACCCCCTGGTCGAGCTGCTGCTGCCGGAGCTGGAGGAGTTCCTGGTCTACGTCTGGCGTCGGCAGCTCGCCGCCGCCACCGGCCGGGTCGTCCAGGCCGCCGACGACGAGGAGATGGTCGACCGGCGCCTGGCCGTCGGCTTCGCCGACCTCGTCGGGTTCACCCGGCTGACCCGGCGCATGGAGGAGGAGGAACTCGGCGAACTCGTCGAGGCCTTCGAGACCACCGCCGCCGACCTGGTGGCCGCGCGCGGCGGCCGGCTCATCAAGACCCTCGGCGACGAGGTGCTCTACGCGGCGGACGACGCGGGCACGGCCGCGGACATCGCGCTGCGTCTGGTGGAGACGCTGGCCAACGACGAGACCATGCCCGAGCTGCGCGTCGGCATGGCCTTCGGCACCGTGACCACCCGGATGGGCGATGTCTTCGGCACGACGGTGAACCTCGCCTCCCGGCTGACCTCGATCGCCCCGCGGGACGCCGTGCTGGTGGACAGCGCGTTCGCCGAGGAGCTGATCCGCACCCGCGAGGCACCCGCCTCGGAGGCGGAGGCGGCCGAGGCCGCGGCGGCCGCCGAGAAGGAGGGCGAGGAACCGCCGTCGTACCGCTTCGCGCTCCAGCCGATGTGGCAGCGGCCCGTGCGCGGGCTCGGCGTGGTCGAGCCGTGGCTGCTCGCCCGCCGGGACGGCCGGCAGCCGTAGCCGTCAGCCCCAGTGGGGCCCCGTCACGTCCACGCAGAGGCCGATCACCGGCAGGCACAGCCCGCCGGGGCCCGGCGCCGGTGCGCTCTGCCCGGGGTCGGGCGTGGGCGTGGGCTTCGGCGGCGGAGCGGGGTGCGAGGCGGGCGGGGCGGAGGCGGTGGAGGCCGGGGCCGTCGGCCGGGCCGGGGCGCTCGGCGCGGTGGTGACCGTCCGGGGCGGCGCCGCCGAACGGCCCGGCGCGGCGGGCGCCCGCGTGGAGCCGGCGGGGGCCGGTGCGGTGCCCGGTCCGCGCGGGACGGAGGCCGCAGGGGCGAGTGCGTCGGGGCCTGCGGTGCGGGTCGCGGTGGTGGCGGTGGAACCACCCCTGAGGGTGGGGCCCGCAGTGGTGCCGGGGGTGACGCCCGGGCCGAGCCGGGGTTCGGCCGCCGCGGTGCCCGGGGCGCCGACGCCGGACTCCGGGGACATGCGGACCAGGCTCAGGACCGCCGCCGCGAGGACGAGGCCGCCGACGGCGAGCAGGGCCTTGCGGCGGCGCGGCCTGCGGTGCCGGCCGCGCCGGAAGCCGCTGAACCGGCCGCCCGGCTCCGCCGGTGCCGTCGTCGTCCGTATCGGAGTACGCGTCGCTCGCATGTGCTCTCTCCCCCCACCGCGCAGCGCACGCTATGCGCTCCTGTGGGTGATGTGGGGGGAGACGGCCGTGATGTCACTCGAACGGGCGTAGCGGTGTGGGGTTTCCTGTGATCGGGTGCGGCTGCGATGATCGGGCCGACAGTGGGTTAACCCGCGTTAACAGGTGTACCGGAGGATGCGATGAGCGAGGCGCGGTTCGGGGAGTTCGTGCTGGTACGGCGGCACGGGTACGTCGCGGAGCTGGTGCTGGACCGGCCCAAGGCGATGAACGCCGTCTCCACGGAGATGGCCCGCTCGATCGCGGCCGCGTGCACGGCGCTGGGGGCGGACCGGGACGCGCGCGTGGTCGTCCTGACCTCGTCGCACGAGCGGGCCTTCTGCGTCGGCGCGGACCTCAAGGAACGGAACTCCTTCACCGACGCCGACCTGATGCGGCAGCGGCCGGTGGCGCGGGGCGCGTACACCGGGGTGCTGGAGCTGCCGATGCCGACGATCGCGGCGGTGCACGGGTTCGCGCTGGGCGGCGGGTTCGAGCTGGCGCTCTCCTGCGACCTGATCGTGGCCGACCGCACGGCCGTGGTCGGGCTGCCGGAGGTGTCCGTGGGCGTGATCCCCGGCGGTGGGGGTACGCAGCTGCTGCCGCGGCGGGTCGGGGCGGCCAGGGCGGCCGAGCTGATCTTCTCGGCGCGGCGGCTGGAGGCCGCGGAGGCCGGTGAGCTGGGACTGGTGGACCAGGTCGTCGAGGAGGGACGGGACCGGGACGAGGCGCTGGCGCTCGGCGCGCGGATCGCGGCGAACTCCCCGGTGGGGCTGCGGGCGGCGAAGCGGGCGCTGCGGCTGGGGCACGGCCTGGACCTGCGGACGGGGCTGGAGGTGGAGGACGCGGCCTGGCGGTCGGTGGCGTTCTCGGGGGACCGGGCGGAGGGGGTCGCCGCGTTCAACGAGAAGCGCAAGCCCGAGTGGCCGGGCGAGTAGCCGCCCGGGGTCACCGCTCACCCGCGCCGCCCGCCAACGTCACAAACCCCCCAAATCCTCCCTAGCCTGGAGTAATGGCTGACGACAAGCGGCTCGCCGCAGTGGTGGCGCTGGCCCAGGGGATGGCCGCGGCGCACACCCCCCGGGACTCGTGGGAGGCCGCCGCCCTCGGCGCCTGCCGCGCGCTGGACGGCAGCTTCGCCGCGCTGTCGGTGTGGGAGCGGGAGCTGGGCCGGCTGCGGGTGCTGGTGAACGTCGGGGACCGGCGCCCGGACGAGCAGGAGTTCCCGGAGGCCGAGGCCTACCCGGTGCACCAGTTCCCGGAGATCACCGAGTTCCTGCACGAGCGCTGGGCCGGCGGCGGTGGCCCCAACGCCTGGGTGGAGACCGCCGAGGGCACCGCCGCCGGCACCCCCGGCTACTTCCACCAGCGCGTCGCCGCCCTGCGCCGCCGCGGCCGCGGCTGCTGTGTCGTCGCCCCCGTCGTGCTGCACGGCAGGGCCTGGGGGGAGGTGTACGTCGCCCGCGCCATCGGGGCTCCGGTCTTCGGCCGCGCCGACGCGGACTTCGCCACCGTGCTCGCCGCGGTCGTCGCCGCCGGGCTCGCGCAGACCGAGCAGCTGGAGGAGGCCCGCAGGCTCGCCTTCACCGACTCCCTCACCGGTCTCGCCAACCGCCGGGCCGTCGACGTCCATCTGGAGGAGGCGATCGAGCGGCACCGCGCGGACGGTGCCGTCGTCAGCCTCGTGGTCTGCGACCTCAACGGGCTCAAGCGGGTCAACGACACCCAGGGGCACGCGGTCGGCGACCGTCTCCTGGAGCGCTTCGGGTCGGTGCTGTCGCTGTGCGGGGCGATGGTGCCGGGCGCGCTCGCCGCGCGGCTCGGCGGGGACGAGTTCTGCCTGCTCGCCGTCGGCCCGCCCGCCGACGAGGTGGTCAAGGCGGCGGACGAGCTGTGCCGCCGGGCGGGCGTGCTGGAGCTGGGGGAGGGGGTGGCCTGCGGGGTCGCCTCCACCGAGGACCCGATCGGCCCGGTGGACGACGCCCGGCGGCTCTTCCGGCTCGCGGACGCCGCCCAGTACCGGGCCAAGGCCATGCGCGCGGACCGTCCCGTGGTGGCCGGCCGGGAGGGGCCGGACGATCCGGTCGTACGCCTCGCCGACGAGCCGCCGCCCTCCCGCGCCGAACGCCGCCGCTTCCGCGGCCGCCGGCCGTGACCGCCGGTCCCCGATCCGTCGGCCGCGGACCCTCGGTCCCCGGTCCCGTCAGGGCGTGACCCCGTGAGGCGAAGGCCACACCGTCCCGTAAGGGGCGCTCCCCGTCCCCACTAGTGACATCACTGCATTCAATGCGTACGCTCCTGAATATGGATATGCACACTGTGGTGGTGGGGACGTCCGGTGTCTCGGCGTCCGACGTTCTCGCCGTGGCGCGCGGCGCTGCCCGCATCGAGCTGTCGGAGGAGGCGGTGGCCGCCCTGGCCGCGGCCCGCGAGATCGTGGACGCGCTGGCGGCCAAGCCGGACCCGGTCTACGGCGTCTCCACCGGCTTCGGCGCCCTGGCGACCCGGCACATCAGCCCGGAACTCCGTGCCCAGCTGCAGCGCAACATCGTCCGCTCGCACGCCGCCGGCATGGGCCCGCGCGTGGAGCGCGAAGTGGTCCGGGCCCTGATGTTCCTGCGGCTGAAGACCGTCTGCTCCGGGCACACCGGCGTGCGCCCCGAGGTCGCGCAGACCATGGCCGACGTGCTCAACGCCGGGATCACCCCGGTCGTGCACGAGTACGGCTCCCTCGGCTGCTCCGGCGACCTCGCCCCGCTGTCGCACTGCGCGCTGACCCTGATGGGGGAGGGCGAGGCCGAGGGTCCCGACGGGGTCGTACGGCCCGCCGGCGAGCTGCTCGCCGCGCACGGGATCCAGCCGGTCGAGCTGCGCGAGAAGGAGGGGCTCGCCCTCCTCAACGGCACCGACGGCATGCTCGGCATGCTGGTCATGGCCCTCGCCGACCTGGACACTCTCTTCAAGTCCGCCGACATCACCGCCGCCCTCACCCTGGAGGCGCTGCTCGGCACCGACAAGGTGCTCGCGCCCGAGCTGCACGCCATCCGCCCGCACCCGGGCCAGGGCGACTCCGCCGCCAACATGCTCGCCGTGCTGAAGGGTTCCCAGCTCACCGGGCACCACCAGGACGACGCCCCGCGCGTCCAGGACGCCTACTCGGTGCGCTGCGCCCCGCAGGTCGCGGGCGCCGGCCGGGACACCATGGCGCACGCCCGCCTGGTCGCCGAGCGCGAGCTGGCCTCCGCCGTGGACAACCCGGTGGTGCTGCCCGACGGGCGGGTGGAGTCCAACGGCAACTTCCACGGCGCCCCGGTCGCCTACGTCCTCGACTTCCTCGCGATCGCCGCCGCCGACCTCGGCTCCATCGCCGAGCGGCGCACCGACCGGCTGCTGGACAAGAACCGCAGCCACGGCCTGCCGCCGTTCCTCGCCGACGACGCCGGCGTGGACTCCGGCCTGATGATCGCCCAGTACACGCAGGCCGCCCTGGTCAGCGAGATGAAGCGGCTCGCCGTCCCGGCCTCGGCCGACTCCATCCCGTCCTCCGCGATGCAGGAGGACCACGTCTCCATGGGCTGGTCGGCCGCGCGCAAGCTGCGCACCGCCGTGGACAACCTCACCCGGATCATCGCCGTCGAGCTGTACGCGGCCACCCGCGCCCTGGAACTGCGCGAGGGCCTGAGCCCCGCGCCCGCCTCCCGGGCCGTGATCGAGGCCGCCCGCGCCGCCGGTGTCCAGGGCCCCGGCCCGGACCGCTTCCTCGCCCCCGACCTGGCCGCGGCCGACGCCTTCGTGCGCGGCGGTCACCTGGTCGCGGCCGCGGAGACGGTCACCGGCCCGCTGCGGTAGGCCGCGCACGGCGAGCCGTGCAGAAGAAAAGGGGCCCTGTCGCCGGACAGGGCCCCTTTTCTTCTACGTCACTTGAGCTTGGCCTCCTGGGCCTTCACCACGGCCGGCGTCACCGCGTACGCCTTCTCGGCCATCATCGAGCCCAGGTTCACCGTGAAGTAGCCGGACAGGGTGGTGCCGTGCCGGTCGACCTCGCCGTAGACCGGGGCCGTCTCCCCGTCGGTCTTGCTGAACGCGGCGAACGCCACCGAGCCGTCGCCGCCGCCCGCGGCCTTCTCCTCGGTCACCTTGGTGAAGTTCACCTTGCTGCCCGCCTGTTGGCCGACGAAGCCGCCCGCGCACGCCTTCACCGCGGCCGACACCGCCTTCAGGGCCTGCTCGGCGCCGTCACCGTCGTACGAGGCGAGCGTCACCGTGGTGACGTCCCGGTCCAGGGACTTCTGCAGCGCGCCCTCGAACTTGTCCCCGTCCAGGTCGTCCAGGGACGTCGGCTTGCTCGCGGGCTGCTTCTGCGCCTTCTCGGTGGCGAGCCGGTCGGTGCTGGCCTGCGCGTCGACGGGCGGGAGCCCGCTGAGCACCTGCGTCAGCGGACGGCAGTCCGCGTTGTCGGTGGTGACCCGCTTGGCCTCGGCCTGCTTGACCGGCCCGACGTCGAACCCGGGCAGCTCGTCCCCGGTGACGACCAGCTTCTTCAACTCGGCGGCGCTCAACGCCTTTTCGGGGCTCTTGCCCTTGGCGTCCGAGGAACTGTCCGAAGACTCCCCGGAACAGCCCGTGACAAGGGCGAACGACAGCGCGCTCACAGCGACGGCGGCGCACAGTCGCACGCCCGATGATCTCTTCATGGGCGAACTATGTAATCACTGTGAAAGATCAGTCAAGGGAGATTAAAAACCCAGGCGTTCGCGGCGCACCGAATACACCACGAACCCGGCGCCCAGGGCGAGGAACAGGGTGCCGCCGACGACGTAGGGCGTGGTGTCCGGGCTGCCGGTGTCGGCGAGTTGGGCGGTGCCGTCCGCCGCCCCGGTGCCGGTCCGCGCGGTGTCCGCCGAGACCGCCTTGGCCTGCTCGGCGACCGGCGCGGAGAGGGCCGGGACGGAGCCGGCCACCGTGTCTCTCGCCGGGGTTTCCTGGGACGCGTTCGCGGACGGGACGAACCACAGGGCGCAGAGCAGGGTGCCCGCGGCGGTGGCGGTCAGCAACGGGCGGCGAGCGGATGACACGGAATATCGATCCCCTTGTGACGCTGGCGAATTGGCCGTGTGGAGCGATGTTAGTGAAAGGCGCGGGTCACGGGAAAGTCACGGGAGGTTTCGGCCGTACGCTCGCGCCATGAACGACGAAGAGACATCACGTTTTGTGCGGCTTCGCGTGGAGCTGGTGGTCGAGGTGCGCGACGAGGACGAGGTGGCCAAGGCCGCGCTGCGCCGGATCGCCGCCGACCCGGAGCTGCCGGAGGCCGAGCGCGGCCAGGCCGAGAGCGCTGTGACGGAAGACACCGCGGAGGCGCTGGCGTATCTCGTGGATCCGTTCGACCTGGTCAGCGAGGTGCCGGGGGTGGAGCTCCAGCAGGCCTCCTGGTCGAGTGAGCGGATCGACTACGACCCTGACTCGCCCGAATGGGACATGGACGGGGATGATGGGCACGACGACGAAGAAGAGGACGGCATCGGCTGAACGTCCCGGGGCACTCATGACCCCGGACGGCAACCGCCGTCCGGGGTTTCGCCGTCTCGGGGGGCGCACGGAACGGCCACGCACCACGCATCGCCCGGCGGCGAACCGCCAACCGCCCGGCGGGGTGGTGTGCCCCACACTCCGGTGGATCCGGAACGGGACGAACCGGCCGTAGCGTTGAAGGTTCTCACGGGGAACTCTCGGGGTTATCTGCGACTCGGCAACGATGGAGAAGTTTGTGATGACGGACGGTAAGCGGCGCAAGGGCCTGGTGGCCGCGTCCGCTCTGCTCGGTGGTGTGCTGATGCTCTCGGCCTGTTCCGGAGGGGACAAGGCCTCGGCCCACGGCAACGGCGAATCATCGCAGGCACAGGCGGACGCGGCGGCGGCCAAGAAGTCGTCGGAGGCACAGATCGCGGTCACGCCGAAGGACGGCTCGAACAACGCGTCGATCAACAACTCCGGCACCGTCACGGTCAGCAAGGGCACGCTCACCACGGTCACCATGACCACCGAGGACGGAAAGAGCGTCGCCGGCCAGCTGTCCGCGGACAAGACCAGCTGGAAGCCGACCGTCCAGCTGGAGCGCTCCACCACCTACAAGATCGCCGCGGAGGCCAAGGACTCCCAGGGCCGCATAGCCCACGAGAACGCGTCCTTCACCACCGTCTCCCCGACCAACAGCTTCATCGGCTCCTTCACCCCGGACAACGGCTCGACCGTCGGCGTGGGCATGCCGGTCTCGATCAACTTCGACAAGGCGATCACCAACAAGGCGGCCGTGCAGAAGGGCATCACGGTCAGCTCCAGCAGCGGCCAGGAGGTCGCCTGCCACTGGTTCAACGCCAACCGCATGGACTGCCGCCCCCAGGACTACTGGAAGGAAGGCTCCACCGTCACCCTGAAGCTCGCCCTCGACGGCGTCCAGGGTGCGAACGGCGTCTACGGCGTCCAGCAGAAGACGGTCACCTTCCACATCGGCCGCAACCAGGTCTCCTACGTCGACGCGCAGACCCACCAGATGAAGGTCACGCAGGACGGCAAGGTCGTCAAGACCATCCCGATCTCCGCCGGCTCCCCCGAGCACACCACCTACGAGGGGCAGATGGTGATCTCGGAGAAGTTCAAGCAGACCCGCATGAACGGCGCGACGGTCGGCTTCACCGACGACGACGGCAAGGGCGAGTACGACATCAAGGACGTGCCGCACGCCATGCGCCTGACCACCTCCGGCACCTTCATCCACGGCAACTACTGGGGCGCCCCCTCGGTGTTCGGCAGCGTCAACACCAGCCACGGCTGCGTCGGCCTGCGGGACGTCAAGGGCGCCGGCGACCCGAGCACCCCGGCCGCCTGGTTCTACAACCACTCGCTGATCGGTGACGTCGTGGTCATCCAGCACACCGGCGACAAGACCGTCTCCCCGGACAACGGCCTCAACGGCTGGAACATGGACTGGGCCCAGTGGAAGGCCGGTTCGGCCGTCTGAGCCCCCCTCACCCCCGTGCCCGTGCCGTCCCCTCGGGGGCGGCACTCGCCGTTTTGGGGCCTTCTCATCGCCCTCTTATGACGGCCTCACGGTGCCGTCACGCTGCGCTCCTAACGTGCCGCCATGTTCTTCACCTACCTGAGACGCGAACTGCGTCGCCGCAGGAAGGCGGCGCTCGTCGTCGCCTCCGGCCTCGCGCTGGGCATCGCGCTGGT
This Streptomyces misionensis DNA region includes the following protein-coding sequences:
- the hutH gene encoding histidine ammonia-lyase yields the protein MHTVVVGTSGVSASDVLAVARGAARIELSEEAVAALAAAREIVDALAAKPDPVYGVSTGFGALATRHISPELRAQLQRNIVRSHAAGMGPRVEREVVRALMFLRLKTVCSGHTGVRPEVAQTMADVLNAGITPVVHEYGSLGCSGDLAPLSHCALTLMGEGEAEGPDGVVRPAGELLAAHGIQPVELREKEGLALLNGTDGMLGMLVMALADLDTLFKSADITAALTLEALLGTDKVLAPELHAIRPHPGQGDSAANMLAVLKGSQLTGHHQDDAPRVQDAYSVRCAPQVAGAGRDTMAHARLVAERELASAVDNPVVLPDGRVESNGNFHGAPVAYVLDFLAIAAADLGSIAERRTDRLLDKNRSHGLPPFLADDAGVDSGLMIAQYTQAALVSEMKRLAVPASADSIPSSAMQEDHVSMGWSAARKLRTAVDNLTRIIAVELYAATRALELREGLSPAPASRAVIEAARAAGVQGPGPDRFLAPDLAAADAFVRGGHLVAAAETVTGPLR
- a CDS encoding adenylate/guanylate cyclase domain-containing protein, with the translated sequence MTVDDTGPGEQGRTDPSAADSGEDPLALRLEQLILGAERRYTPFQAARSAGVSMELASRFWRAMGFADIGQAKALTEADVLALRRLAGLVEAGLLSEAMAVQVARSTGQTTARLAEWQIDSFLEGLTEPPEPGMTRTEVTYPLVELLLPELEEFLVYVWRRQLAAATGRVVQAADDEEMVDRRLAVGFADLVGFTRLTRRMEEEELGELVEAFETTAADLVAARGGRLIKTLGDEVLYAADDAGTAADIALRLVETLANDETMPELRVGMAFGTVTTRMGDVFGTTVNLASRLTSIAPRDAVLVDSAFAEELIRTREAPASEAEAAEAAAAAEKEGEEPPSYRFALQPMWQRPVRGLGVVEPWLLARRDGRQP
- a CDS encoding L,D-transpeptidase, whose amino-acid sequence is MTDGKRRKGLVAASALLGGVLMLSACSGGDKASAHGNGESSQAQADAAAAKKSSEAQIAVTPKDGSNNASINNSGTVTVSKGTLTTVTMTTEDGKSVAGQLSADKTSWKPTVQLERSTTYKIAAEAKDSQGRIAHENASFTTVSPTNSFIGSFTPDNGSTVGVGMPVSINFDKAITNKAAVQKGITVSSSSGQEVACHWFNANRMDCRPQDYWKEGSTVTLKLALDGVQGANGVYGVQQKTVTFHIGRNQVSYVDAQTHQMKVTQDGKVVKTIPISAGSPEHTTYEGQMVISEKFKQTRMNGATVGFTDDDGKGEYDIKDVPHAMRLTTSGTFIHGNYWGAPSVFGSVNTSHGCVGLRDVKGAGDPSTPAAWFYNHSLIGDVVVIQHTGDKTVSPDNGLNGWNMDWAQWKAGSAV
- a CDS encoding LAETG motif-containing sortase-dependent surface protein, with the protein product MSSARRPLLTATAAGTLLCALWFVPSANASQETPARDTVAGSVPALSAPVAEQAKAVSADTARTGTGAADGTAQLADTGSPDTTPYVVGGTLFLALGAGFVVYSVRRERLGF
- a CDS encoding GGDEF domain-containing protein yields the protein MADDKRLAAVVALAQGMAAAHTPRDSWEAAALGACRALDGSFAALSVWERELGRLRVLVNVGDRRPDEQEFPEAEAYPVHQFPEITEFLHERWAGGGGPNAWVETAEGTAAGTPGYFHQRVAALRRRGRGCCVVAPVVLHGRAWGEVYVARAIGAPVFGRADADFATVLAAVVAAGLAQTEQLEEARRLAFTDSLTGLANRRAVDVHLEEAIERHRADGAVVSLVVCDLNGLKRVNDTQGHAVGDRLLERFGSVLSLCGAMVPGALAARLGGDEFCLLAVGPPADEVVKAADELCRRAGVLELGEGVACGVASTEDPIGPVDDARRLFRLADAAQYRAKAMRADRPVVAGREGPDDPVVRLADEPPPSRAERRRFRGRRP
- a CDS encoding enoyl-CoA hydratase/isomerase family protein, which encodes MSEARFGEFVLVRRHGYVAELVLDRPKAMNAVSTEMARSIAAACTALGADRDARVVVLTSSHERAFCVGADLKERNSFTDADLMRQRPVARGAYTGVLELPMPTIAAVHGFALGGGFELALSCDLIVADRTAVVGLPEVSVGVIPGGGGTQLLPRRVGAARAAELIFSARRLEAAEAGELGLVDQVVEEGRDRDEALALGARIAANSPVGLRAAKRALRLGHGLDLRTGLEVEDAAWRSVAFSGDRAEGVAAFNEKRKPEWPGE
- a CDS encoding biotin--[acetyl-CoA-carboxylase] ligase, translating into MTPRDAADDNRGRWSDLDRPPLNATALRRALVREGGLWSGLDVVQRTGSTNDDLVARVAAGPVPEGAVLVAEEQTTGKGRLDRRWSAPPRSGLFVSVLLRPAGVPVARWGWLPLLTGVAVATGLARAAGVDTALKWPNDLLVTVDGEERKAGGILLERAGDDGVVIGFGLNVSLRADELPVPAAGSLLLAGAVNTDRDPLLRAVLRSLETWYGRWRAADGDPAACGLQEAYAAGCATLGRTVRAQLPGDRDLVGEAVAVDGDGRLVIATAEGVQEPVGAGDIVHLRPA